A region of Halorhabdus rudnickae DNA encodes the following proteins:
- a CDS encoding NADH-quinone oxidoreductase subunit 5 family protein — translation MVTNRRTLLASTPGLLVAGALLAAVAVMAPGQPMPAVLALGAIVLPLVGAALLPFVAVAGDRVRNGTAVLAGLATAALTLSLVPRALSGDPGVVQYEVAWVPAADVSFGLYLDVLGVLMATIAGIVGALALVFSTRFMEREGGLTRYYALTLLFVGGMIGFVLTDSLVALYAFWEVLGLCSFGLIAFWLEDETSFAAGVKAFVTTRFGDIGLLAGIAVLWVGGGTFSIRELIDQAASGALPTWTVTAAGALFILAAIGKSAQFPLHVWLPDAMEAPTTSTALIHAACMVNAGLYLLLRTRPIFDGLEWWTTVVLAIGTITAFLAAVLATRENDFKRALAYCTISQLGYVTAAIGLSGGALPATYHLLSHSIFKALLFLAAGSVIYGIGGTVHKHVDMLEYRGVGNREQMPLTNVTFLVGILGLIGVPGFNGFWSKELLLSTALEGSAIEQVAFAVLAVTAVLTAVYSIRIYYLVFVAEPTASAEESPLAMTGPLAVLAGLTVTSWLAIGPLSSALATYFPHGHLHAYTLVEFLEHTLTLRTAALTAGFLGFGYLGFRFRASINDAAPGGLLAVLEAGYGFDRLYEGLVAAYRWWCSRTRVIQTGDVNYNAVGIVVALVIAAVVLLF, via the coding sequence ATGGTAACGAATCGACGGACGCTGCTTGCATCGACGCCCGGCCTGCTCGTTGCCGGCGCACTACTGGCCGCCGTTGCCGTCATGGCACCCGGACAGCCGATGCCGGCCGTCCTGGCGCTCGGCGCGATCGTGCTCCCGCTGGTCGGTGCCGCCTTGTTGCCGTTCGTGGCCGTCGCCGGTGATCGCGTCCGGAACGGAACGGCTGTCTTGGCCGGACTCGCCACTGCCGCCCTGACGCTGTCGCTCGTCCCGCGGGCGCTGTCGGGCGATCCCGGCGTCGTGCAGTACGAGGTCGCCTGGGTACCCGCTGCGGACGTCTCCTTCGGGCTCTATCTCGACGTGCTGGGTGTGCTGATGGCGACGATCGCCGGGATCGTCGGTGCGCTCGCGCTCGTCTTCTCGACGCGCTTCATGGAACGGGAGGGCGGGTTGACCCGGTATTACGCGCTGACGTTGCTGTTCGTCGGCGGCATGATCGGGTTCGTGCTGACCGACAGCCTCGTCGCGCTGTACGCCTTCTGGGAAGTCCTGGGGTTGTGTTCCTTTGGCCTGATCGCGTTCTGGCTCGAGGACGAGACCTCCTTCGCCGCGGGCGTGAAGGCCTTCGTCACGACGCGCTTCGGTGACATCGGCCTACTTGCGGGGATCGCCGTGCTGTGGGTCGGTGGCGGGACGTTCTCGATCCGCGAACTGATCGACCAGGCTGCGAGTGGCGCACTGCCGACTTGGACGGTCACCGCCGCGGGTGCGCTGTTCATCCTCGCGGCGATCGGCAAGTCCGCGCAGTTCCCCTTGCACGTCTGGCTGCCCGACGCGATGGAGGCCCCGACGACCAGCACGGCGCTGATCCACGCCGCCTGTATGGTCAATGCCGGGTTGTACCTGCTCTTGCGGACCCGACCCATCTTCGACGGACTCGAATGGTGGACGACCGTAGTGCTGGCGATCGGGACGATCACTGCGTTTCTCGCTGCCGTGCTGGCGACCCGTGAGAATGACTTCAAGCGCGCGCTGGCGTACTGTACGATCAGCCAGCTGGGCTATGTGACCGCGGCGATCGGGCTGTCCGGTGGCGCACTCCCGGCGACGTACCACCTGCTGAGTCACTCGATCTTCAAGGCCCTGCTCTTCCTGGCGGCCGGATCGGTCATCTACGGGATCGGTGGAACGGTCCACAAACACGTCGATATGCTCGAGTATCGCGGCGTGGGCAACCGCGAGCAGATGCCCCTGACCAACGTCACGTTCCTGGTCGGTATCCTCGGACTGATAGGCGTGCCTGGCTTCAACGGCTTCTGGAGCAAGGAACTGCTCCTCTCGACGGCACTCGAGGGCAGCGCCATCGAGCAGGTCGCCTTCGCGGTCCTGGCGGTGACGGCCGTACTGACCGCGGTCTACTCGATCCGGATCTACTACCTGGTTTTTGTCGCCGAGCCGACGGCGAGCGCCGAGGAGTCCCCGCTCGCGATGACTGGGCCGCTGGCCGTGCTTGCGGGCCTGACGGTCACCTCCTGGCTGGCGATCGGGCCGCTCTCGTCGGCCCTGGCGACGTACTTCCCACACGGCCATCTCCACGCCTACACGCTCGTGGAGTTCCTCGAACACACACTCACGCTTCGGACAGCAGCACTGACGGCCGGCTTTCTCGGGTTCGGCTATCTCGGGTTCCGCTTCCGGGCGTCGATCAACGACGCCGCGCCGGGCGGGCTGCTCGCCGTCCTTGAGGCTGGCTACGGCTTCGACCGGCTCTACGAGGGGCTGGTCGCGGCCTACCGCTGGTGGTGTTCGCGCACGCGTGTCATCCAAACTGGCGACGTCAACTACAACGCCGTCGGCATCGTCGTAGCGCTGGTGATCGCTGCCGTGGTACTCTTGTTCTGA
- a CDS encoding formyltetrahydrofolate deformylase yields MVAVTRELTEITVVGDDDTGLIAEVTSLLFERGINIEDLDQAVREGVFRMTMLVDTSEMVCTEVKLREDMAELAEGLGVDITVRFPKDRETQTIAVLVTKESHCLEAIFEAWASGDIDADVEVVIGNHPDLRPLAEKYDVPFHDIGDEKGTPDEDELLDLLAEYDTDLIVLARYMRILSPDVVFRYESRIINVHPSLLPSFPGASAYMQAIEEGVRVAGVTAHYVTTDLDQGPIITQRVFNVPPEATEEELQEIGQPLEAEALLEAIDLHLNDEVYVHRGRTRLRDPEESDAQLGAPEELDARNPDRPIDGLGDIVAEGGEADD; encoded by the coding sequence GTGGTGGCCGTGACCCGCGAACTGACCGAGATTACCGTCGTCGGCGACGACGATACGGGACTGATCGCGGAAGTCACCTCCCTCCTCTTCGAGCGCGGAATCAACATCGAGGACTTAGATCAGGCCGTCCGGGAGGGCGTCTTCCGGATGACCATGCTCGTCGACACGAGTGAGATGGTCTGTACCGAGGTGAAGCTACGGGAGGACATGGCGGAACTCGCCGAGGGATTGGGGGTCGACATCACCGTCCGCTTCCCCAAGGATCGCGAAACCCAGACCATCGCCGTCCTCGTCACCAAGGAGAGCCACTGCCTGGAGGCGATCTTCGAGGCCTGGGCCAGCGGGGACATCGACGCCGATGTCGAGGTCGTCATCGGCAACCACCCCGATCTCCGACCGCTCGCCGAGAAATACGACGTGCCGTTCCACGACATCGGCGACGAGAAGGGGACACCCGACGAAGACGAACTGTTAGACCTCCTTGCGGAGTACGACACGGATCTGATCGTCCTCGCACGGTACATGCGTATCCTCAGCCCGGACGTCGTCTTCCGCTACGAGAGCCGGATCATCAACGTCCACCCGTCGTTGCTGCCTTCCTTCCCCGGTGCGTCGGCGTACATGCAGGCCATCGAGGAGGGTGTCCGCGTCGCCGGCGTCACGGCCCACTACGTGACGACCGACCTCGATCAGGGGCCGATCATCACCCAGCGCGTGTTCAACGTCCCGCCGGAGGCCACCGAGGAGGAACTCCAGGAAATCGGCCAGCCCCTCGAGGCCGAGGCGCTGCTGGAAGCGATCGACCTTCATCTCAACGACGAGGTCTACGTCCACCGCGGACGCACTCGCCTGCGCGATCCCGAGGAGTCAGACGCCCAACTCGGCGCACCCGAGGAACTCGACGCACGCAACCCCGACCGGCCGATCGACGGGCTGGGAGACATCGTCGCCGAAGGTGGCGAAGCCGACGACTGA
- a CDS encoding NADH-quinone oxidoreductase subunit K, with product MTAIAYGAALALLVIGLASIVAGRNVVKTLIGVELASKGVLVNFVATDPTGSQGIVVLLILIDAIVVAVLLGVAVAAYRQYGTLDLEALGRLTW from the coding sequence ATGACGGCCATCGCCTACGGCGCGGCACTGGCACTGTTGGTGATCGGCCTGGCGAGCATCGTCGCCGGTCGCAACGTCGTGAAGACGCTGATCGGCGTCGAACTCGCCTCGAAGGGCGTGCTGGTGAACTTCGTGGCGACCGATCCCACCGGTAGCCAGGGGATCGTCGTCCTGTTGATCCTGATCGACGCGATCGTGGTCGCGGTGTTGCTGGGCGTGGCCGTCGCGGCGTATCGACAGTACGGGACACTCGATCTCGAGGCACTCGGGAGGTTGACATGGTAA